Proteins from one Streptomyces sp. NBC_00289 genomic window:
- a CDS encoding DoxX family membrane protein — MTTFDRRDLGLLLLRLGTGGVLAAHGAQKLFGWFGGHGLEGTGQFFESVGYAPGKASATAAGLAEAGGGTLLALGLATPAAGAAAAGAMTGAAAVHAPNGFFNQSGGYEYAAALGLTAAGLAITGPGRLSLDHALGHAVNRSWMVPAAFAVTGLATALVVGARNKRLRKAEEGEQEALFDEEAALYRD, encoded by the coding sequence GTGACCACATTCGACCGACGTGATCTGGGCCTGCTGCTGCTCCGGCTGGGCACCGGCGGAGTCCTCGCGGCACACGGCGCGCAGAAACTCTTCGGCTGGTTCGGCGGACACGGTCTGGAGGGGACGGGCCAGTTCTTCGAGTCCGTCGGCTACGCGCCCGGCAAGGCGAGCGCGACGGCGGCGGGCCTGGCCGAGGCCGGCGGCGGCACCCTGCTGGCGCTGGGCCTGGCGACCCCGGCGGCCGGCGCGGCGGCGGCCGGCGCGATGACGGGAGCGGCGGCGGTGCACGCCCCGAACGGCTTCTTCAACCAGAGCGGCGGCTACGAGTACGCGGCGGCCCTCGGCCTGACGGCGGCCGGCCTCGCGATCACCGGCCCCGGCCGCCTCTCCCTGGACCACGCCCTCGGCCACGCGGTCAACCGCAGCTGGATGGTCCCGGCGGCCTTCGCGGTGACCGGCCTGGCGACGGCCCTGGTGGTGGGCGCCCGCAACAAGCGCCTGCGCAAGGCGGAGGAGGGCGAGCAGGAGGCCCTGTTCGACGAGGAGGCTGCGCTGTACCGGGACTAG
- a CDS encoding nuclear transport factor 2 family protein, with the protein MTIQTARLSDPAVRAFVSAVNAHDRDRFLALLAPDATMADDGSDRELTDWIDREIFSSHGHLEVDRESQGGRALLARYSNDTWGEMRTRWSFTVGDDGRISRFETGQA; encoded by the coding sequence ATGACGATTCAGACCGCCAGACTCAGCGACCCGGCCGTCCGCGCCTTCGTCAGCGCCGTCAACGCCCATGACCGGGACCGTTTCCTGGCGTTGCTCGCCCCTGACGCGACGATGGCGGACGACGGTTCCGACCGTGAGCTCACCGACTGGATTGACCGGGAGATCTTCTCCTCGCACGGTCATCTGGAGGTCGACAGGGAGTCCCAGGGCGGCCGTGCCCTCCTCGCCCGCTACAGCAACGACACCTGGGGCGAGATGCGGACCCGCTGGAGCTTCACCGTCGGGGACGACGGCAGGATCTCGCGGTTCGAGACCGGTCAGGCGTGA
- a CDS encoding aldo/keto reductase: protein METTRTLGRGRIDVSPLGFGCWAIGGEWQDAGGQPLGWGKVDDDESVRAIHRALDLGVTFFDTADVYGTGHSERVLGRALGKRRADVVVATKWGNLFDEGTRTLTGQDASPGHARAALTASLGRLGTDHVDLYQLHLSDAHPEQAARLREACEEFVREGLIRAYAWSTDDPDRAAVFAEGAHCAAVQHALNVLRDAPAMIALCEESGLASINRSPLAMGLLAGKRRARQALEPGDIRSRPPAWLEGFEDGTGADPEWLGRIDALREILTSGGRTLAQGALAWIWARSPRTVPIPGFRSVAQAEENAGAIAKGPLTAEQSAEIDRILGR, encoded by the coding sequence ATGGAGACCACCAGGACACTGGGACGCGGCCGTATCGACGTCAGCCCCCTCGGATTCGGCTGCTGGGCCATCGGGGGCGAGTGGCAGGACGCCGGCGGACAGCCGCTGGGCTGGGGAAAGGTCGACGACGACGAGTCCGTACGGGCGATCCACCGCGCCCTCGACCTCGGTGTCACCTTCTTCGACACCGCCGACGTCTACGGCACCGGGCACAGCGAGCGCGTGCTCGGCCGGGCCCTCGGCAAGCGGCGGGCCGATGTCGTCGTCGCCACCAAGTGGGGCAACCTCTTCGACGAGGGGACCCGGACCCTCACCGGGCAGGACGCCTCCCCGGGGCACGCGCGCGCCGCTCTCACCGCCTCGCTCGGCCGGCTCGGCACCGACCACGTCGATCTCTACCAGCTGCACCTCTCCGACGCCCACCCGGAGCAGGCGGCCCGACTGCGGGAGGCCTGCGAGGAGTTCGTGCGCGAGGGGCTGATACGGGCGTACGCGTGGAGCACCGACGATCCCGACCGCGCGGCCGTGTTCGCCGAGGGGGCGCACTGCGCCGCCGTACAGCACGCGCTGAACGTGCTGCGGGACGCGCCCGCGATGATCGCGCTGTGCGAGGAGTCGGGGCTCGCGAGCATCAACCGCAGTCCGCTGGCGATGGGGCTGCTGGCCGGGAAGCGCCGAGCGCGGCAGGCGCTGGAGCCGGGGGACATCCGCAGCCGGCCGCCGGCCTGGCTGGAGGGGTTCGAGGACGGCACCGGGGCCGATCCGGAATGGCTGGGCCGGATCGACGCCCTCAGGGAGATCCTCACCAGCGGCGGCCGCACCCTCGCCCAGGGCGCTCTCGCCTGGATCTGGGCACGCAGTCCGCGCACCGTGCCGATTCCCGGGTTCCGTTCCGTCGCGCAGGCCGAGGAGAACGCGGGCGCGATCGCGAAGGGGCCGCTCACCGCTGAGCAGTCGGCCGAGATCGACCGGATACTCGGGCGGTGA
- a CDS encoding ABC transporter ATP-binding protein, producing MYRLTGVAKRYTRGKDTVEALRGVDLTIEDGDQLVIQGPTGGGKSTLLQMIGGLDRPSEGSVELDGVDLASISEAKLTRLRAEKIGIIFQAFNLIPTLTAQENVETALVPLGVKPAERRERAAEALRSVGLGERLTHVPTELSGGQQQRVAIARALVKKPKVLLADEPTGNLDEGTRDDIMSLLEGLWREYGLTFVIVTHDSSIARRAPRLATIRAGQITLTEQAVRS from the coding sequence ATGTACAGACTGACCGGCGTCGCCAAGCGGTACACCCGCGGCAAGGACACGGTGGAGGCGCTGCGCGGCGTCGACCTCACCATCGAGGACGGCGACCAGCTCGTCATCCAGGGCCCCACCGGCGGCGGCAAGTCGACGCTGCTGCAGATGATCGGCGGCCTCGACCGCCCGTCCGAGGGCAGCGTCGAGCTGGACGGCGTGGACCTCGCCTCCATCAGCGAGGCCAAGCTGACCCGGCTGCGCGCCGAGAAGATCGGCATCATCTTCCAGGCGTTCAACCTCATCCCGACGCTGACCGCGCAGGAGAACGTCGAGACGGCCCTGGTCCCGCTCGGCGTGAAGCCGGCCGAGCGCCGCGAGCGCGCGGCGGAGGCGCTGCGCTCGGTGGGCCTCGGCGAGCGTCTCACGCACGTCCCGACCGAACTGTCCGGCGGGCAGCAGCAGCGCGTCGCCATCGCCCGCGCGCTGGTCAAGAAGCCGAAGGTGCTGCTCGCCGACGAGCCCACGGGCAACCTCGACGAGGGCACCCGCGACGACATCATGTCCCTGCTCGAAGGGCTGTGGCGGGAGTACGGGCTGACCTTCGTCATCGTCACCCACGACTCGTCGATCGCCCGCCGCGCGCCACGACTGGCCACCATCAGGGCAGGCCAGATCACGCTGACCGAGCAGGCCGTACGGTCCTGA
- a CDS encoding ABC transporter permease, with protein sequence MFGIYLKRELSRRKKAALVIALGLALGIALVITVNSVSAGMAQAQDKVLQSLYGLGTDMTVTKARSAPTGNSSGRPNFEFDAQSDDDSSEQSSDRVMTQGGQALKSSLVAKVSAQKGVANAVGAITLNVTKVDGSFTQGKAQSTTGGQTQNQGGPGGGTSSGSTAQPQVQGGGASFDVNSYSVAGVDVTDQTLGPLAGSTISSGTTFTATQTNAKLAVLSKSYAKENTYKVGSTFKISGTKYKVVGIATPESSESTTDVYLPLKQAQTLADAKNQVTTIYVKATDSKQIETVKSTIQKNISGTTVTTSADLADTVSGSLSTASNLATSVGKWLSIAVLAAAFLVAALLTSSAVSRRVREFGTLKALGWPSRRVTRQVVGESMVNGLLGGALGIGLGLAAAYAVTMISPKLTAQLGTTGGGAGGGPGGGGPGGQSTQNTMEIALSAPVSVTTIALAGGLAVTGGLIAGAMGGWRASRMRPADALRSVS encoded by the coding sequence ATGTTTGGCATCTATCTCAAGCGCGAACTGAGCCGGCGCAAGAAGGCGGCTCTGGTCATCGCACTGGGTCTGGCGCTCGGAATCGCCCTGGTCATCACCGTGAACTCGGTGTCGGCCGGCATGGCTCAGGCACAGGACAAGGTCCTGCAGTCGCTGTACGGACTCGGCACCGACATGACCGTCACCAAGGCCAGGTCGGCGCCCACCGGAAACAGTTCGGGCAGACCCAACTTCGAGTTCGACGCCCAGTCCGACGACGACTCGTCGGAGCAGAGTTCGGACCGTGTGATGACCCAGGGCGGCCAGGCCCTGAAGTCCTCGCTGGTCGCCAAGGTCTCCGCGCAGAAGGGCGTGGCGAACGCGGTCGGCGCGATCACCCTGAACGTCACCAAGGTCGACGGCTCCTTCACCCAGGGCAAGGCGCAGAGCACGACCGGCGGCCAGACCCAGAACCAGGGCGGCCCCGGCGGTGGCACCAGCAGCGGCAGCACCGCCCAGCCGCAGGTGCAGGGCGGCGGCGCCTCCTTCGACGTCAACTCCTACTCCGTCGCCGGCGTCGACGTCACCGACCAGACGCTCGGCCCGCTGGCCGGCTCGACGATCAGCTCGGGCACGACGTTCACGGCCACGCAGACCAACGCGAAACTCGCGGTGCTCAGCAAGTCGTACGCGAAGGAGAACACGTACAAGGTCGGCTCGACCTTCAAGATCTCCGGCACCAAGTACAAGGTCGTCGGCATCGCCACGCCCGAGAGCAGCGAGTCCACGACCGACGTCTACCTGCCGCTGAAGCAGGCGCAGACCCTGGCCGACGCGAAGAACCAGGTCACCACGATCTATGTGAAGGCCACCGACTCCAAGCAGATCGAGACCGTCAAGTCGACCATCCAGAAGAACATCTCCGGTACGACGGTCACCACCTCCGCCGACCTCGCCGACACCGTCTCCGGCTCGCTGTCCACCGCCTCGAACCTGGCGACCAGCGTCGGCAAGTGGCTGTCGATCGCGGTCCTGGCCGCCGCCTTCCTGGTGGCCGCGCTGCTGACCTCCTCGGCGGTCTCCCGCCGGGTGCGTGAGTTCGGCACCCTCAAGGCGCTCGGCTGGCCCAGCCGCAGGGTCACCCGGCAGGTCGTCGGCGAGTCCATGGTCAACGGTCTGCTCGGCGGCGCCCTCGGCATCGGTCTGGGCCTGGCGGCCGCCTACGCGGTGACCATGATCAGCCCGAAGCTCACCGCCCAGCTCGGCACCACCGGTGGCGGGGCGGGCGGCGGTCCCGGCGGCGGCGGTCCCGGCGGGCAGTCGACGCAGAACACCATGGAGATCGCGCTCTCCGCGCCGGTCTCGGTGACCACGATCGCCCTCGCGGGGGGCCTGGCGGTCACCGGCGGTCTGATCGCCGGCGCCATGGGCGGCTGGCGCGCCTCCCGGATGCGTCCGGCCGACGCCCTGCGCAGCGTCTCCTAG
- a CDS encoding D-alanyl-D-alanine carboxypeptidase family protein, which yields MNSLSRRSLLALAATAPLASVAPSASAAPASAPSVVGGARLARDGVQVRGATGLPRKLTARAWLVADHDSGEVLAASDAHRRLAPASTLKMLFADTVLPRFARTERYTVTDADLAGIPAGSSLVGIKAGITYTVEQLWHGVFLRSGNDAVHVLARMNGGVSRTVAEMQARAADLQALDTRVVSPDGFDHPGQRSSAYDLTLFARHGLKDADFRAYCATRTADFPAGDGRTFQIQNTDRLLTGAWGVRTYPGLIGVKNGYTSNAGNTFTGAAVRGGRTLLVTVMHPGSGSGSVYEEAAALLDWGFGTGSSVRPVGTLVEPLSEGGASASPTRQAGGKAARAAAGALAGASGAQPAGTSAWRLLEGAVGTVALLAGGAYAVRRRRPAVGRRHRP from the coding sequence TTGAATTCCCTGTCCAGGCGTTCCCTGCTCGCTCTCGCCGCGACGGCCCCGTTGGCCTCCGTGGCGCCCTCTGCCTCCGCGGCGCCCGCTTCCGCTCCGTCGGTCGTCGGCGGAGCGCGGCTGGCCCGCGACGGCGTCCAGGTGCGGGGCGCCACCGGTCTGCCCCGGAAGCTCACCGCCCGCGCCTGGCTGGTCGCCGATCACGACAGCGGCGAGGTGCTGGCCGCCAGTGACGCGCACCGGCGCCTCGCGCCCGCGTCGACGCTGAAGATGCTGTTCGCCGACACCGTGCTCCCGAGGTTCGCGCGGACCGAGCGGTACACGGTGACGGACGCCGACCTGGCCGGCATCCCGGCGGGCTCCAGCCTGGTCGGGATCAAGGCGGGGATCACCTACACCGTCGAGCAGTTGTGGCACGGCGTGTTCCTGCGCTCGGGCAACGACGCGGTGCACGTGCTCGCCCGGATGAACGGCGGGGTGTCGCGCACGGTCGCCGAGATGCAGGCCAGGGCGGCGGACCTGCAGGCCCTGGACACGCGTGTGGTCAGCCCGGACGGCTTCGACCACCCGGGGCAGCGCTCGTCGGCGTACGACCTCACGCTCTTCGCCCGGCACGGGCTGAAGGACGCCGACTTCCGCGCGTACTGCGCGACGAGGACCGCCGACTTCCCGGCGGGCGACGGCAGAACCTTCCAGATCCAGAACACCGACCGGCTGCTGACGGGCGCGTGGGGAGTGCGGACGTACCCGGGCCTGATCGGGGTGAAGAACGGCTACACCAGCAACGCCGGCAACACCTTCACCGGCGCGGCCGTGCGCGGTGGACGGACCCTGCTGGTGACCGTGATGCACCCGGGCAGCGGGAGCGGTTCCGTGTACGAGGAGGCGGCCGCGCTGCTCGACTGGGGCTTCGGGACGGGGAGTTCGGTGCGGCCGGTGGGCACGCTGGTCGAGCCGCTCAGCGAGGGCGGGGCGAGCGCGTCACCCACCCGGCAGGCCGGCGGTAAGGCCGCGCGGGCGGCCGCGGGAGCGCTCGCCGGGGCGTCTGGTGCGCAGCCGGCCGGCACGTCGGCCTGGCGGCTCCTCGAAGGCGCGGTGGGCACGGTCGCCCTGCTGGCGGGCGGGGCGTACGCGGTACGCAGGCGCCGTCCGGCCGTCGGGCGGCGACACCGGCCCTGA
- a CDS encoding SDR family oxidoreductase, whose product MNANRMDGRDGGERDGGGRPRVAVVTGAGSGIGRAVAVELLRAGWSVALAGRRPQPLEETAALAPEAASIAVRTDVSRPEDVAALFTATVERFGRVDLLFNNAGTFGPGGVPVEELPYEAWRHVVDTNLNGAFLCAQAAYRQMKEQDPQGGRIINNGSISAHTPRPHSAAYTATKHALTGLTKALSLDGRPYRIAVGQIDIGNAATDMTERMGTGALQANGEIAPEPVMDVADVARTVRHMAALPLEANVQFATVLATTMPYVGRG is encoded by the coding sequence ATGAATGCCAATCGGATGGACGGGCGGGACGGCGGCGAGCGGGACGGCGGGGGGCGGCCGCGGGTCGCCGTGGTGACCGGGGCCGGCTCCGGCATCGGCCGCGCGGTCGCCGTGGAACTGCTCCGCGCGGGCTGGTCGGTGGCGCTGGCCGGCCGTCGTCCACAGCCCCTGGAGGAGACGGCGGCGCTGGCCCCCGAGGCCGCCTCGATCGCCGTACGCACGGACGTGTCCCGGCCCGAGGACGTGGCGGCGCTGTTCACCGCGACCGTGGAGCGCTTCGGACGGGTCGACCTGTTGTTCAACAACGCGGGGACGTTCGGCCCCGGCGGGGTGCCGGTCGAGGAACTGCCCTACGAGGCCTGGCGGCACGTCGTCGACACCAACCTGAACGGCGCGTTCCTGTGCGCGCAGGCCGCCTACCGGCAGATGAAGGAGCAGGACCCGCAGGGCGGCCGGATCATCAACAACGGCTCGATCTCCGCCCACACGCCCCGGCCGCACTCGGCCGCCTACACGGCCACCAAGCACGCGCTGACCGGCCTGACCAAGGCCCTGTCGCTGGACGGGCGGCCGTACCGGATCGCGGTCGGGCAGATCGACATCGGCAACGCGGCGACGGACATGACGGAGCGGATGGGGACCGGCGCCCTCCAGGCCAACGGCGAGATCGCGCCGGAGCCCGTGATGGACGTCGCCGACGTGGCGCGCACGGTCCGGCACATGGCCGCGCTGCCGCTGGAGGCGAACGTGCAGTTCGCGACGGTGCTGGCGACGACGATGCCGTACGTGGGGCGCGGCTGA
- a CDS encoding alkaline phosphatase yields MTITAFTSGRVHAGHAPEVRAAARHIGRRRFLSATGAAVALAFAVDLPATGVAGAAELDTARIGTHPFTLGVASGDPRPDSVVLWTRLAPLPYQPDGGLPAERIAVDWEVARDETFATVVARGTATAHPEFHHTVHVEVEALDPGRVYYYRFRTGTWLSETGRTRTAPAADSAVSQLTFATVACQAYHDGYFTAHRHLAQDDVDLVFHLGDYLYEYAVDSAGGARGYTDRVLPSLFDHEAATLEDYRLRYALYKTDPDLRAAHAAHPFVVTWDDHETENNYAGDHPENAVSTPEFLLRRAAAYRAYWENQPLRLPQLPAGPDMRLYRRLNWGALAQFDVLDTRQYRSDQAYGDVPHVPGPETADPSRTLTGTTQERWLLDGWRDSRALWNVMPQQVCFSQRKMDLNPAAKVSMDAWDGYPAARRRILDGAKAAGVENLMVLTGDVHVGYAFDVKDDFDDPASRTLGTEIVATSVASGKDGSDRPANWATYMTANPHLKFYNGRRGYARVTLGQTQARADFRTVPYVTTPGATVTTAASFVTEVGDQGLKPA; encoded by the coding sequence ATGACAATCACAGCATTTACGTCAGGGCGGGTCCACGCGGGACACGCTCCCGAAGTACGGGCCGCCGCCCGCCACATCGGCCGCCGCCGCTTCCTGAGCGCCACCGGCGCGGCCGTCGCGCTCGCCTTCGCCGTCGACCTGCCCGCCACCGGGGTGGCGGGCGCCGCCGAACTCGACACGGCGCGGATCGGCACCCACCCCTTCACCCTCGGCGTGGCCTCGGGCGACCCGCGGCCCGACTCGGTGGTCCTGTGGACCCGGCTGGCACCCCTGCCGTACCAGCCCGACGGCGGACTGCCCGCCGAACGGATCGCCGTCGACTGGGAGGTGGCCCGGGACGAGACGTTCGCCACCGTCGTCGCCCGGGGCACCGCCACCGCGCACCCCGAGTTCCACCACACCGTGCACGTGGAGGTCGAGGCCCTCGACCCCGGCCGCGTCTACTACTACCGCTTCCGCACCGGCACCTGGCTCAGCGAGACCGGCCGCACCCGCACCGCGCCCGCCGCGGACAGCGCCGTCTCACAGCTCACCTTCGCCACCGTCGCCTGCCAGGCCTACCACGACGGGTACTTCACCGCGCACCGCCATCTCGCCCAGGACGACGTCGACCTGGTCTTCCACCTCGGCGACTACCTGTACGAGTACGCGGTCGACTCGGCCGGCGGCGCCCGCGGCTACACCGACCGGGTGCTCCCGTCCCTGTTCGACCACGAAGCCGCGACGCTGGAGGACTACCGGCTGCGCTACGCCCTCTACAAGACGGACCCCGACCTGCGGGCCGCGCACGCCGCGCACCCCTTCGTGGTCACCTGGGACGACCACGAGACCGAGAACAACTACGCCGGCGACCATCCCGAGAACGCCGTCTCCACACCGGAGTTCCTGCTGCGCCGCGCCGCCGCCTACCGCGCGTACTGGGAGAACCAGCCGCTGCGCCTGCCGCAGCTTCCAGCCGGCCCCGACATGCGGCTCTACCGGCGGCTGAACTGGGGCGCGCTCGCCCAGTTCGACGTCCTCGACACCCGCCAGTACCGCTCCGACCAGGCCTACGGCGACGTCCCGCACGTCCCCGGCCCCGAGACGGCGGACCCGTCGCGCACCCTGACCGGGACCACGCAGGAACGCTGGCTGCTCGACGGCTGGCGCGACTCCCGCGCCCTGTGGAACGTCATGCCGCAGCAGGTCTGCTTCTCCCAGCGCAAGATGGATCTCAACCCGGCCGCGAAGGTCTCCATGGACGCCTGGGACGGCTACCCGGCCGCCCGCCGCCGCATCCTCGACGGCGCCAAGGCGGCCGGCGTCGAGAATTTGATGGTGCTCACCGGGGACGTGCACGTCGGGTACGCCTTCGACGTCAAGGACGACTTCGACGACCCGGCGTCCCGCACCCTGGGCACGGAGATCGTGGCCACCTCCGTCGCCAGCGGCAAGGACGGCTCCGACCGGCCCGCGAACTGGGCCACCTACATGACCGCCAACCCGCACCTGAAGTTCTACAACGGCCGTCGCGGCTACGCGCGCGTCACCCTCGGACAGACCCAGGCCCGCGCCGACTTCCGGACGGTGCCGTACGTGACCACGCCGGGGGCGACGGTCACGACGGCCGCGTCCTTCGTGACGGAGGTGGGCGACCAGGGGCTCAAGCCGGCGTGA